TTTCTAAACAACAGGGATTAAGAttgtaatttaatcaaatttttaaccataaataaattaataatagtttattatGAACTAAAGTTGAGTGAATATGTAAGactagttttatgatttatagatatatagtataaaatcatttaaacattcttttaaaactagAATCAAATTTTTGAACCAACCATCAAACACgtatctaaaaatataaaatacaactttgttttcattgaatctcttgatttcaaatttatgtctttatatttttgacCAAACATGCCCTAAATTTTGTCGCTAGGAATTTTATTTGGTTGCggcaaatttttctttatacattCTCATATTGTAGTAGAGGGCTTTCTCTTCCTATTACCATAATCATAACCAAGAGAGTACGAGATTTCTTTCCACAACCATGTGCGCATTTCTTAAATTCCAAACCACAtatgttatgatttttttttttttttgaaacggtGGTGTGAAAGAAATGTTATGTTTATGTAAATCATTgcaataatttcaaaatatttaaaagatatttaaaataagtaattttttagtttcctAATTTagaatatcattttaattaattgtaggCTAGGATctaaatagtatttttttgttcgttttattgtaattatttaagaaagtTACACTGAAAGatgaatgaaaataagaatttttttaaaaaaattagaacatttgaaaaatacttgagttcacaaacaaattaaatatttttttttgtattttaggGGTTGTAGGgttgaatataaatattttttcattttttttttacttttgaaaagacCTCTAATGAAATATGTCCTCTATTAAAGAGCTTAATGGGCAGAAAGCCTGCATTTTTATTTCCAACTCAGCCCATGAATCAAGTTATTCGGCCCATAATGGAGCCCACAACAGTGCTGCTACTGACTCGAAACCCTAATTTATATTCATCTCCTTCCTCCTTATAATACCTCACTCAATTCCTGAGCACCCAATCTTACCGTCGCCGCCGCCTGCTGCCGGGTGAGTGTTCTTCcccattcttttatattttcaatctaTGCTCTAAGTTTAGGGTTTGAGCCTTGTTTGTTGTTTCTATCATTTGCTTTCAGGTAACTCCTCTTCGTGTAGGAGCTTCAGTCTCGTCAACATGGGTAAGTCGCACACCGATTTTTGGATTTTCGGATTTTCCCACGCAACTCTGCCTGTggctttatttttatttttggattttactAATCTTGGAGGACTTCGTGAATAGGTATCTCTCGAGATTCTATGCACAAGAGGCGTGCAACTGGAGGGAAGAAGAAGGcttggaggaagaagagaaagtaACTACTATCTCGGCTTCTATCTATTTCTGTTCAATTTGATTGACCATTTTTACTCCGTTTCCCTAAGTAGCCGTAAACTGACCCACAAAAGATtctgtaattttctttatatatttgtttgatttttagtgCTCAATCCAAATTTTGTAGGTTTAGCTGGAAcatcgatttttttttcttggataGTTGTGATGTTATTAGCAAAGATTTGTCATTTGTTTTGTATAGTTTAACTAATATGCGTTAGTTATCCCACACCTTTGTttggttgatgtttttttcttgaattaaTTTCGTGTCACTTGTAATATGttcacattttcatattttatgaATGGTGTAGttggtttttctctcttatcGAAGAATTGATGGAACCCCTTCTTCAATTTTCGAGTTATGGTGCAGTTAGTTCTATTAATTGTAGATGCTGATCTTCTAGTAGAACTGTAACATTGTTATATGTGTATGGGCTCTTGATACTGAAACGTCAACATAACAGTTTGACTTTCTTGTCAATTGAAGTTACAGCTTTTATTTGCtgtgttgttttttaaagttctcgttattgttttatttatttgtaaaggTATGAGCTTGGAAGGCAACCTGCCAACACTAAGTTATCAAGTGACAAGTCAATCAGGAGGATTCGAGTTCGTGGGGGTAATGTTAAGTGGCGAGCTTTTAGACTCGACACTGGAAACTACTCGTGGGGTAGTGAGGCTGTGTCTAGGAAAACCCGTATTCTAGATGTGGTGTACAATGCATCCAACAATGAACTTGTTCGTACTCAAACTTTGGTGAAGAGTGCCGTTGTTCAGGTTGATGCTGCGCCATTCAAGCAATGGTATCTTCAGCACTATGGAGTGGATAttggaaggaagaagaagactgCAGCATCTGCTAAGAAGGACGAGGTAGAGCAAGTTTTTTGTAGATTTATTGATCAATATGGTTTATTCAAATCTCTAATCTGAGTGCCAatgttataataaataataggtTCAATGTATTGTAACATTACAGCATATGTAATTAGTACATATAAACTAGAGCTCAATCTATGAGATAACTTCACTTTTATGGTTGATAGGAAGGTgatgctgctgctgctgctgctgagGAGGTGAAGAAGAGTAATCATGTTCAGCGCAAACTGGAGAAACGTCAAGAGGGTCGTAAGCTTGACCCACATATTGAAGAGCAATTCAGCAGCGGTCGTTTGATGGCTTGCATTTCATCAAGACCCGGTCAATGTGGTCGTGCTGATGGGTAAGAAGCTcaattatttagttattttgttgtgtttaTTCGAACTTGTCATTTGGCACACTCTTTGTGAATGAAGGAATTTGTAGTAATTTATCgatcttttgaaaatttttggcAGATATATCTTGGAGGGCAAAGAACTTGAGTTCTACATGAAGAAGCTCCagagaaagaagggaaaagGTGCTGGTGCTGCTTAAGTTTTGTCGTTAAGATATTTTGTAGCCATGTTTCCTTCTATGATTCTATCTGTCTTTTTTTGGTCTGATGAAGACGAAGTGTTGCAGCTAAGatgaaacaattatttatgaaCTCCAATTTTGCTGTTATTAGTTGATTAATCACATTACTTTCCTTAGCCTGTTCCATAATTAGCACATTCTTTATCAGCGTTGAATTTTCTCTAGTACCCTATTTCTGTTGTTGCTCGATTTAATTTTGTCTAAGTTAGAATAGCGTTTCAGAAGACATAGTGTTCCAAAATCGTTTGTTGACCAACTTGGTGAGGTAATATTATGTGAAAAATATTGGGAGAACTATGAATAGatatttttagttcaatataggatgaagttttttaattgtaaCTGTTTCACCAATTAGTGTTTGGATAAGTTCTATCTATTAATCGCCAGTGATTGTAtgatataattgttattgtttaaaatattacctCACCTAGTGAGTCAATGAATGATTTTGGAATTACATTGGTTAAACTTTTTTGCTAATGTatcattttggaaaaatttGAATGGTTTGTTAATGGTTTAAGATGGCTTTTGAAGCAAGTTCTTATGGAATAGTTTTTCTTAACATGTCACATGTGTCATTTTTCGTTGAAATTTAAGCGTTATTGTTGTTTTCTATATTCGATAATTTCAGGACCTAATGTGTGCTGAAAGTTTAGATAGAAGGAAGGTTGTAAGATGCACATCTTGGCTGATTTGAgcttttgtaatattttgcaGTTCATAAAAGGtttatcttttgtttcaatttttctttgctCTCGAGGTTTAGCAAACCCTATAAGCCTGCATTAGTTAAATTTGCATTCAATTGAAAACACGTTCattttggagaaattttgttaatgtGAAAATAGGGAGCTTGTAACAAATTTTCGACGGTACAGTTAAAAATAACACAATGAGACACAAGATTTTTTATCATAGACactacatttgaaaatattttttagtagttttacactttaaaattaaattaaaacaattgttccaaaaaatattaaaatgacaACATAGTTTAGGTTAAAAAAACaggttttttttaagaacaaaaaaaaaaaaatattcaaacagATAGAAAAATTCCACTAAAgtaaaagaatttataaatGGCTTGTTTATAAATTTCCTAAAGAAAACAGTTACATAAGAggcaaatatcaatatttagaaaaggaaaattagcCAACATATTTCATCAATTGGACTGCTGCTAACGAGTTGACACAGAGGAGACTATAGTCGGGAGGGGAATTCAAGAAAACCTCTCACAAGCTGACGTTTCTAAATTCGGGCCATTTGAACACAAACATCAAATTGGGGGTCGTAACATGAAGGTGCTACCGTTTGCTTTTGTTCTGTTTTAGTATAAATTGGGGGTTGAAAATATTAGTATTTCAAGTCATTACATTATTAATTGAGTGTCTAATATTTAATActcattttctctttccttttattttttttcatctctaaTTTTCTTTGCTGTTAGTTGGTTTATTATTCCCAACTtagaactaaaataatttacagtTGTTTTAGCATACTTCATACACAGTTAAACTAGGAGTACtcgcaaaaatagcaaaatatatatatatatatatgataacaTAATTCAtgtctttacattttttaaattgtaaaagtagcaaatttaaaagtcgataactCTTTGATAGCTGTTTGATAACtcattttgtcatattcgtaatatgcaaaaaaaaaaaaaaaaaaaaaagtgtcatgCACTATTTTTTTGCTAAATGTTTTTGTGATATGCAGTTTTCTTATagattttaacatttattaaCCATAATAATCAATTCGACAcctaaataataacaaaattttagattgaaaGATAATATGTTGTGAAGTAAATAATTAGGGCCATTTCATCATAACattcatgttttctttttcttgttccaTGTCTTTTTTACGATAAATGAGACAATGAGACtatgtttgataattattcttgtttcatgtctctgaagaaaaaaaacataaacttgtTTGATAAGTATATTTTgggtcatttttttctaacatttctcttatgtaaaataaaaatgagttttttcaaaattattataaagccgcaaaatatatagaacaatttcaaaaatggaaaaaattaagaaatccacaatgaaaaatacaaaaaatgctCGGGATTAATTGACATCCAGTCATGCCCAATATATTTGGGATTGTAAACCCTTTAATttaatcgtttagatttggcttttctatattttttggtacacgatcgttcaAAGTTAACACACGACAATTTACATTTGGCacacaatcgtttaaattaTGGTAGCTAAATTTCAAcgattttttggtacacggtcgtttagatttggtatacgatcgtttatatttggaacacaatcgtttagattttgcgATTTTTGTATACGATCGTTTTACTTTggtaaatgatttttttttcacgatcTTTTATATATGGCATGTGATCCTCAAAAATCAGATaacagtttaaaaaaaatagcacgATATTGAactaaataatagtttgaaaaaaatataaaaaattatcataaaagtaaaaggaagatgaaaataaaaataataaaaattacaaaaaaaaaagaggatttgaaggaaaaaagagaaaaagacaatggaaagaaaaaaatatcagaaaagacaaaaaaaagcaCATAATAGAAGAGAATAAAACGGATGATAAGGAAGAACacacttaaaattttttaaaaaagggtaaatttcatgtttttttaatttttgaccGAGACAGTAATATTTTGccatttattctatttatgaaaatcaaccaataaaaaaaaatatataattcattaaaataaaaaaaaatattgtaaaatacaCTAAGTTCCAAtgcaaaattaataactataatagagtaatttttattaatcatatgcagttaaaatttaatttaaaatattgtttaacattaaatttaatattgtttaacattaaatttaagatataaatGATGTTGATTCAAACTCaactcaattatattattatataaatatcacGTCGgtagaatattaaaaataaccTAAATGATTATGTTAGtaggaaatttaaaaataacctAAATGATTATCTTAGTAAAAAACATTATGTAACGTAGAATTGTAACTAATTTGgatgaaactaaaaataataaatttaaatttaaaataacatcaaaattaaaaaatattgaaaaataaacatataaacaatttatatttgaaatatctacataatatataaatttaaatattcaaccctttaaaattcaaaatcaaataaacaaaaaaatataaaatataaaatagatgtaggtaaataaaaaacataatttaaaattagatttacgaaaataagataatacattattttaaaatttgaaaattgaactAACATATACTTATGAAAAGTTAataaacaaaggaaaaaataaaacaaattaaaaatattaaacatatatattgaagattaataaaagaaatattcaacatatatagatatgaaaaattagtaaagcgagaataaaaacaaaaagaagttaatAAATACAGTAGGAATTGAACATAAAAGACAATTACCACGAATGAGCcaactaaatattttgagatataatgaaaatagaatcatataaaataagaacaaactgagataaactattattatgAAAGGGACTCTTACTAGCTACTTTATGTAGGTTGGGATGTtaagtgttttttctttttcttttttaacatattcttataaatgttgtttttatgTCCTAATAGAAATGCTATTGACTAAATTTTAGCAATGGAATAAGGGACCAATATGCTTGATAACATGCCTAGCTATAAGTattttaaccaaatatttttaaatatagtaaaattaacaaagaaatatatatatatatatatatatatatttataatatatagtaaaattttatattatatcaataatacacATATACACTAATTAGTGTCTTTCAATAACTCTATTACTATCTTTCagtatattattaatagaatttacagtttttgatatatattatggatattttttcaaattttaactatttgcttaaaaaaacttaaattaataagGGTTGAAATTTGTTATTGGTCAAGTTGATTTAAAAAGCAAACATTTCAAAAGTAGTCGTTACAAacaactattaatttaattaatcatattttattattattttagtagaATTtggaattgtaaaaattgaactCGAAATTATGTTAACATAAGTGAGAAAatcaatgaaatgaaaattgtaaaacatCAAGCAGCATGGTTTAAGAGTTGAATCatgagaaaataatttattattgttccaTAACAAATTTTCGAGATACACGTAGCTTCAAGTATCTAActtagaaatgaagaaaaagactaACCTCGAAtcatattagttttaaatgtCTACTAGCAATAGAATCATATTAGCCTTAAGTGTCTACTAGCAATAGAGAGCGAGCTGGTAGACGAATAACCCTAAGCGAAACCCATGTAGATGACGGTGAGTTGACAGATTCCTCAATGACCGATAGCGTACAAGTATCTTGAGGGAAAGGTGAACAACGAACAAAGatacttcaaagaaaaagaacaaaaactaCCTATATCTTCCTAGGGTCAATATAACGAACAGAGCAAGAAGGATAGAGAGTGTTGTTTGAAAGTTATAGCTTGATGTTGCCTATCTACCTTTCCTGGGTCAATATGACGAACAAAGCAACGACGAGTAGAGAGGCAACGAACATAGATGAAAAAATCATCGTGAGAGGACAGACGACATCGTCATTGAATACCAATAAGAACTCGCCATCGTTGTTTGAGATGAGAAATTGTCGTTgctttgaaaaagaaatgatgagtATCGTAGCGGGCAAAATAGATGCACAACAGTCGTGAGAGATGCTCGTCATTTGAGAAGGATGGGTACTGTGGTGCGTAGTCGTGTGTGAGGGCAAAAGAGAAGatgataattgaaa
This DNA window, taken from Cucumis sativus cultivar 9930 chromosome 6, Cucumber_9930_V3, whole genome shotgun sequence, encodes the following:
- the LOC101216990 gene encoding 40S ribosomal protein S8 — protein: MGISRDSMHKRRATGGKKKAWRKKRKYELGRQPANTKLSSDKSIRRIRVRGGNVKWRAFRLDTGNYSWGSEAVSRKTRILDVVYNASNNELVRTQTLVKSAVVQVDAAPFKQWYLQHYGVDIGRKKKTAASAKKDEEGDAAAAAAEEVKKSNHVQRKLEKRQEGRKLDPHIEEQFSSGRLMACISSRPGQCGRADGYILEGKELEFYMKKLQRKKGKGAGAA